Proteins from one Ignavibacteriota bacterium genomic window:
- a CDS encoding choice-of-anchor D domain-containing protein: protein MLTSGFWILLLSVTATAQISLNWRETVWNDDFTRPTRAHYTLGRNSGFDTLAGNALLTPFVAAQTGRLYLMRERDIEYFDARFDAYFGVRTTQNNLGADGIVFAFARETAYPESGGGQLNFNGSNGLGIEFDTYENASENDQGEEHVALIALSTANHVRAAQLPRGTLKNGGWHTMSVSFAAGALRVSIDGVDALVYSQTGFVPYRGWFGFTASSGFSFNEHRVDNVTVSLPTARAENLGIYPACDTVRVDRLVRVRNNHPSGAPLSLTSATLRELDGSGEFTFPVNPLPMVVGPGDSIAIPIRFIGTGAGLRRAVLEINSSIGERIVDTLFLDLVLPVAQALPAALDFPGTQVGAANDLAVTIRNTGTVPYVLRAAAISHPAFAFVAAPSLPATVRAGDSLRLLLRFAPTAAGSVSGTLVLTETCGTQIVVPLTGEGKITPWIVQLGQGVFPHRIQTLMLHPGGRGDVEVFLTTQVMDVQARGFDADIRYDASIVRPVGATLLRSVWDAGALLVYTTPSAGLVRVSIRSAAPLQQMGRLFTLEFAAVTSDTGCTAVEWDTVVWNPQGPSPGVPPTINLDGRICINPSCRTPNGVRSLVLPDLSIRPNPSNPGTTFFFTLPSDSRVGLAVVDALGRVVAKLIDAEYPAGEHRLYFDAQALASGSYLVVLETNAGSIVRQLLLLR, encoded by the coding sequence ATGCTGACTTCCGGATTCTGGATTCTCCTGCTCTCCGTCACCGCCACAGCACAGATCTCCCTCAACTGGCGCGAGACCGTGTGGAACGACGATTTCACGCGTCCAACACGCGCGCACTACACACTGGGGCGCAACAGCGGTTTCGACACTCTCGCGGGCAATGCGCTGCTGACGCCTTTTGTGGCGGCACAGACAGGGCGCCTGTACTTGATGCGGGAGCGTGACATCGAATATTTCGACGCACGCTTCGACGCATATTTCGGCGTGCGCACCACGCAGAACAATCTTGGCGCCGACGGCATCGTGTTTGCGTTTGCGCGCGAGACGGCATACCCCGAAAGCGGCGGCGGACAGCTCAACTTCAACGGGAGCAATGGACTGGGCATCGAGTTCGACACCTACGAAAACGCCTCGGAGAACGACCAGGGTGAAGAGCATGTGGCGCTGATTGCGCTCTCCACCGCCAATCACGTGCGTGCGGCGCAGCTCCCGCGCGGCACATTAAAAAACGGCGGCTGGCATACCATGTCCGTGAGTTTCGCCGCCGGCGCTCTGCGTGTATCCATCGACGGCGTGGACGCGCTGGTGTATTCACAGACGGGTTTTGTCCCGTATCGCGGTTGGTTCGGTTTTACGGCCTCGAGCGGATTCAGCTTCAACGAACACCGTGTCGACAACGTGACGGTGTCACTCCCCACCGCGCGAGCGGAAAACCTCGGCATATATCCGGCGTGCGACACGGTGCGTGTCGACCGTCTTGTGCGTGTGCGCAACAATCATCCGTCGGGCGCGCCGCTGTCGCTCACGTCCGCGACACTGCGCGAACTCGACGGCAGCGGCGAATTCACCTTCCCGGTCAATCCCCTGCCGATGGTTGTCGGCCCGGGCGACAGCATCGCAATTCCCATCCGTTTCATCGGCACCGGTGCGGGATTGCGCCGCGCCGTGCTCGAGATCAACTCGTCGATCGGAGAACGGATAGTCGACACGCTGTTCCTCGACCTTGTCCTTCCCGTGGCGCAGGCCCTGCCCGCCGCGCTCGACTTCCCCGGCACGCAGGTGGGCGCGGCCAACGATCTCGCCGTGACGATTCGTAATACGGGAACAGTGCCGTACGTGCTGCGCGCAGCGGCCATCTCGCATCCGGCCTTCGCCTTTGTCGCCGCGCCGTCATTGCCCGCCACTGTGCGCGCGGGCGATTCGCTGCGCCTGCTGCTGCGCTTTGCTCCGACCGCGGCCGGCTCCGTAAGCGGCACGCTTGTACTCACGGAAACGTGCGGCACGCAGATCGTTGTGCCTCTCACTGGCGAGGGAAAAATCACTCCGTGGATCGTGCAGCTCGGTCAGGGAGTGTTCCCGCATCGAATTCAAACGCTGATGCTGCATCCTGGCGGCAGGGGTGATGTCGAGGTGTTTCTCACGACACAAGTGATGGATGTGCAGGCGCGCGGCTTCGACGCGGACATCCGCTACGATGCCTCGATCGTGCGCCCTGTGGGCGCCACGCTGTTGCGCAGCGTGTGGGACGCGGGCGCGTTACTCGTGTACACCACGCCTTCCGCGGGCCTCGTGCGGGTGTCGATACGGTCCGCCGCACCGCTGCAGCAGATGGGACGCCTCTTCACGCTGGAATTTGCCGCGGTCACTTCCGACACCGGTTGCACGGCCGTGGAATGGGATACGGTTGTCTGGAATCCGCAGGGCCCGTCGCCCGGTGTGCCACCGACGATCAATCTCGACGGACGCATTTGCATCAATCCATCATGCCGGACACCCAACGGCGTACGCAGTCTTGTCCTCCCCGATCTGTCCATTCGTCCGAATCCTTCCAACCCCGGCACGACGTTTTTCTTCACCCTCCCCTCCGACTCACGCGTCGGTCTTGCGGTCGTCGATGCGCTGGGACGAGTCGTCGCAAAACTCATCGACGCGGAATATCCCGCGGGTGAACACCGTCTGTACTTCGACGCGCAGGCGCTCGCGAGCGGCTCGTACCTTGTCGTACTCGAAACAAACGCGGGCAGCATCGTTCGACAACTTCTGCTGCTGCGTTGA
- a CDS encoding NifU family protein → MTPEEKADRERRIHEVLDVTRPYLQQDGGDVEFVSWSAEDGIVYIRFLGECATCSLNIMTLQAGIQAMMKLEVPGVHRVMMVRE, encoded by the coding sequence ATGACTCCCGAAGAGAAGGCCGATCGCGAGCGGCGCATCCACGAGGTGCTCGACGTCACGCGGCCGTATCTGCAGCAGGACGGCGGCGACGTGGAGTTTGTGTCGTGGTCGGCCGAGGACGGAATCGTGTACATCCGTTTCCTCGGCGAATGCGCCACCTGTTCGCTGAACATCATGACCTTGCAGGCGGGCATACAGGCGATGATGAAACTCGAGGTACCAGGCGTGCACCGTGTCATGATGGTTCGGGAGTGA
- a CDS encoding NAD(+)/NADH kinase, whose translation MTAESRPVGILANVTKPSALSAVLPLLRFLARKRVPAVVETEVAALLAPAAREARVRIPQIADRADIARDARFIVTYGGDGTLLAAAREARGSDTPILGVNLGKLGFLADIDADDAIAAVDRVLRGEYRIEKRMTLTALLDGDRDRHHALNDVVVSKSGSARVIRVEAYVDGAFLATYYADGIIIATPTGSTAYSLATGGPIVVPSSDVLVVSPISPHTLTARPIILPASSHLFLHAATVDGGVLVMADGQTAREASASVTLTVRRGSKSLRLIKDVGPTYYDMLRRKLRWAQDHRFEAEAQRQAHSMTPTNAGYTT comes from the coding sequence ATGACCGCTGAATCGCGCCCTGTCGGCATTCTTGCCAATGTGACCAAGCCGTCGGCCTTGTCGGCCGTGCTGCCGCTGCTGCGCTTTCTCGCGCGCAAGCGTGTGCCCGCCGTGGTCGAGACCGAGGTGGCGGCGCTGCTCGCTCCCGCAGCGCGCGAGGCGCGTGTGCGTATTCCACAAATCGCGGATCGAGCCGACATCGCGCGCGATGCACGCTTCATCGTCACGTATGGCGGCGACGGCACACTGCTCGCCGCCGCGCGTGAAGCCCGCGGATCCGACACACCCATACTCGGCGTGAATCTCGGCAAGCTCGGATTTCTCGCCGACATCGACGCCGACGATGCCATCGCCGCGGTGGACCGCGTGTTACGCGGCGAGTACCGTATCGAAAAACGCATGACACTCACGGCCTTGCTCGACGGCGACCGCGACCGCCACCACGCGCTCAACGACGTTGTGGTCTCCAAGTCGGGCTCGGCCCGCGTGATACGCGTCGAGGCCTACGTCGACGGCGCCTTCCTCGCCACGTATTACGCCGACGGCATCATCATCGCGACACCCACGGGTTCGACCGCGTATTCACTGGCGACGGGCGGACCCATCGTGGTGCCGTCCAGCGACGTGCTGGTTGTGAGTCCCATCAGCCCGCACACGCTCACCGCGCGTCCCATCATTCTTCCCGCATCGAGCCACCTATTCCTGCATGCTGCAACGGTCGACGGCGGCGTGCTCGTGATGGCCGACGGGCAGACGGCGCGCGAAGCCAGCGCGTCCGTCACACTTACCGTGCGCCGCGGATCAAAGTCGCTGCGGCTCATCAAGGACGTCGGACCCACCTACTACGACATGCTGCGCCGCAAACTGCGCTGGGCGCAGGATCATCGTTTCGAAGCCGAAGCGCAGCGGCAGGCACATTCCATGACACCCACGAACGCAGGATACACAACATGA
- the apbC gene encoding iron-sulfur cluster carrier protein ApbC: MSSAPVFNENDVLNALRVLQAPYMNLDVVSAGMVHDIVIDGANLAFTLELKVPPREIEEQLLSDVRVALEKHFPVLGAVSIATRVNIPGLGQAQSATPVPGVRNTIAVASGKGGVGKSTVAVNLAVALARSGARVGLVDADIYGPSMPLMFGITEQPRAYVENGKTRLLPIERYGVGVMSIGFLIEPDSAVIWRGPMASGALKQFLTDVDWDELDYLLFDMPPGTGDIQLTLSQTLPLTGAVIVTTPQDISLADARKGVRMFEKVSVPILGIVENMSYYVCSHCGERDEIFSHGGGRNAAGELGVPFLGEIPIVTRVREAGDAGVPIVEQEPESALARSFVETAMSMAGAISARLLTSTPPPAIDISLG; encoded by the coding sequence ATGAGCAGCGCACCTGTCTTCAACGAAAACGACGTGCTGAACGCCCTGCGCGTTCTGCAGGCCCCATACATGAACCTCGACGTCGTCTCCGCCGGCATGGTTCACGACATCGTCATCGACGGTGCAAATCTCGCCTTCACGCTCGAGCTGAAGGTTCCGCCGCGGGAAATCGAGGAGCAGTTGCTCTCGGACGTCCGCGTCGCGCTCGAAAAACACTTCCCCGTGCTGGGCGCGGTGTCCATCGCCACTCGCGTGAACATTCCGGGTCTGGGCCAGGCACAATCGGCCACACCGGTCCCCGGCGTGCGCAACACGATCGCCGTCGCCAGCGGCAAGGGCGGCGTCGGCAAATCCACCGTGGCCGTGAATCTCGCAGTGGCTCTCGCGCGCTCGGGCGCGCGTGTGGGTCTCGTCGACGCCGATATTTATGGACCCAGCATGCCGCTGATGTTCGGCATCACGGAACAGCCCCGCGCATATGTGGAGAACGGCAAGACACGCCTGCTTCCCATCGAACGATATGGCGTCGGTGTCATGTCGATCGGTTTTCTCATCGAGCCCGATTCCGCTGTCATCTGGCGCGGACCCATGGCCAGCGGCGCACTCAAGCAGTTCCTCACAGATGTGGACTGGGATGAACTCGACTATCTGCTTTTCGACATGCCTCCCGGCACGGGCGACATACAGCTCACACTCTCGCAGACGCTGCCGCTGACTGGCGCCGTCATCGTCACGACGCCGCAGGACATCTCCCTCGCCGATGCGCGCAAGGGCGTGCGCATGTTCGAGAAAGTTTCGGTGCCCATACTCGGCATTGTCGAAAACATGAGCTACTACGTGTGCTCACACTGCGGCGAACGCGACGAGATCTTCAGCCACGGCGGCGGACGGAATGCGGCCGGCGAACTGGGCGTGCCCTTCCTCGGCGAAATCCCCATCGTGACTCGTGTGCGTGAAGCGGGCGACGCGGGCGTGCCGATCGTGGAGCAGGAGCCCGAGAGCGCCCTCGCGCGCAGCTTCGTGGAGACGGCGATGAGTATGGCCGGCGCGATCAGCGCGCGCCTGCTTACATCCACCCCGCCGCCGGCCATCGACATCTCACTCGGATGA
- a CDS encoding HAD hydrolase-like protein produces MTKHNTRGHLRLVLFDIDGTLLSTNGVAKQTFAEAVDTVFGQRTVAREHDFAGKTDTQIYREILVASGVDEELIQQRQDETLELFLDMLEKRVTPESLTVFPGVRELLDTLNEETVTTIGLLTGNVIRGARIKLGPAGLGSYFTFGAFGSDAYHRQDLPSIAIERAYHRTGYVFREKEVVIVGDTPHDISCGRHLNVRTIAVATGKSSEADLAPHNPDYLFADLSDTAAVLEAIIE; encoded by the coding sequence ATGACAAAACATAACACCCGCGGCCATCTGCGCCTCGTACTCTTCGACATCGACGGCACGCTGCTCAGCACCAACGGCGTCGCCAAACAGACCTTCGCCGAAGCGGTCGACACCGTGTTCGGCCAACGCACCGTCGCGCGCGAGCACGACTTTGCGGGCAAGACCGACACGCAGATCTACCGTGAAATCCTCGTCGCCTCGGGTGTCGACGAGGAACTTATCCAGCAGCGCCAGGATGAAACGCTCGAGCTGTTCCTCGACATGCTCGAAAAACGTGTCACACCGGAATCGTTGACCGTGTTCCCCGGCGTACGCGAACTGCTCGATACACTGAACGAGGAGACGGTCACCACCATCGGACTGCTCACAGGAAATGTGATACGCGGCGCGCGTATCAAACTCGGTCCCGCCGGACTCGGGTCGTATTTCACTTTCGGCGCCTTCGGCAGCGACGCCTACCACCGCCAGGATCTGCCCTCCATCGCGATAGAACGCGCGTATCATCGCACGGGCTACGTCTTTCGCGAGAAGGAGGTCGTGATTGTCGGCGACACGCCGCACGACATTTCCTGCGGCCGCCACCTCAACGTGCGCACCATCGCCGTCGCCACCGGGAAATCGTCGGAGGCCGACCTCGCCCCGCACAATCCCGACTATCTGTTCGCGGATCTGTCCGACACGGCCGCCGTGCTCGAAGCCATCATCGAATAA
- a CDS encoding thioredoxin family protein: MIRRLALVLALCALPFAGSLRAQDEPEEKVLVGPLTLDQLLDLRGWFGTEFIRYTPSQAELDQLPAQMKDVTIVCVLGTWCEDSRREVPRMVRILQSMRDFDPARFVLIGTTKDKKSPGGEHALYNIEKVPTFIIQRKGEEIGRIVEAPVGMLERDLLGILLGVDMNAPAPNSLIIDNPPPPVVAPAPHVISPDGAKPDTAKPGADGTVQPPQPK; encoded by the coding sequence ATGATCAGACGCCTTGCACTCGTACTCGCCCTCTGTGCGCTTCCATTCGCCGGATCACTCCGCGCGCAGGACGAGCCCGAAGAAAAAGTACTCGTCGGTCCGCTGACGCTCGATCAACTTCTCGATCTGCGCGGCTGGTTCGGCACCGAATTCATCCGCTACACGCCCTCGCAGGCCGAGCTTGACCAGTTGCCCGCGCAGATGAAGGATGTCACGATCGTGTGTGTGCTCGGCACCTGGTGCGAGGACAGCCGCCGCGAGGTTCCGCGCATGGTGCGCATCCTGCAGTCGATGCGCGACTTCGATCCCGCGCGTTTTGTGTTGATCGGTACGACGAAGGACAAGAAGAGTCCGGGCGGCGAGCACGCGCTGTACAACATCGAGAAGGTCCCGACCTTCATTATTCAGAGAAAGGGCGAAGAGATCGGACGCATCGTCGAGGCACCCGTCGGGATGCTCGAGCGCGATCTGCTGGGCATTCTTCTCGGAGTCGATATGAACGCTCCTGCGCCGAACAGCTTGATCATCGACAATCCGCCTCCGCCCGTGGTGGCGCCGGCCCCGCACGTCATTTCCCCCGATGGTGCGAAGCCCGACACCGCAAAACCGGGCGCCGACGGCACCGTGCAGCCGCCACAACCGAAGTGA
- a CDS encoding SDR family NAD(P)-dependent oxidoreductase, with product MDRPSHTRRLATRTALITGATQGIGRATARLFAEQGCALRLLARNPARLDETCAELRAEYGADVRGAAVDVRDIPLLHDTIVAWDAETPIDIAVLNAGIGQFGPFYRSPWHDIEPVLRTNIDGALAAAHAVLPGMTARRRGSVVFVSSVLGKRAIQWNAAYCASKFALNGFADALRLEVRRSGVHVGLVMPARTRTSFFENMRYSVPQHKRRAVPDSDPSVAARAILRNVLHRRRETVVSLGGILYARLGLHFPRISDLFLTLAVPDNDKT from the coding sequence ATGGACCGACCGTCACACACGCGCCGCCTCGCCACCCGCACCGCCCTCATCACCGGGGCGACGCAGGGCATCGGCCGCGCCACGGCCCGGCTCTTCGCGGAGCAGGGCTGCGCGCTCCGCCTGCTCGCGCGCAACCCCGCCCGGCTCGACGAAACCTGCGCCGAACTGCGCGCGGAATACGGCGCCGATGTGCGCGGGGCCGCGGTCGACGTACGCGACATCCCGCTGCTGCACGATACCATCGTTGCGTGGGACGCGGAGACGCCCATCGACATCGCGGTGCTCAACGCGGGAATCGGACAGTTCGGTCCTTTTTACCGCTCGCCCTGGCACGACATCGAGCCGGTGCTGCGCACAAACATCGACGGCGCGCTCGCCGCGGCGCACGCCGTGCTGCCCGGCATGACCGCGCGACGGCGCGGGTCCGTGGTGTTTGTGTCGTCGGTGCTCGGCAAACGCGCGATTCAATGGAATGCCGCGTACTGCGCGAGCAAGTTTGCGCTGAACGGTTTCGCCGATGCGCTGCGCCTCGAAGTGCGCCGCTCGGGCGTGCATGTCGGACTCGTGATGCCCGCGCGCACACGCACCAGTTTTTTCGAGAACATGCGCTACTCGGTGCCGCAGCACAAGCGCCGCGCCGTGCCCGACTCCGATCCCTCCGTCGCCGCGCGGGCCATACTGCGGAACGTGCTGCACAGGCGGCGCGAGACGGTCGTGTCGCTCGGCGGCATCTTGTACGCGCGGCTCGGACTGCATTTCCCACGAATCTCGGACCTCTTCCTCACTCTCGCCGTTCCCGACAATGACAAAACATAA